The genomic DNA CTTAAATGATATCATATTATAAAAGAAAATTAAAGACTATAAATAAATTTCTTTTGTCTACAGTCTGAAAAATAAAAAATAGGATAACTCCTATTTTTTATTTTATAACATTTATATTTTTGAAATATTCTCTTACAATTTCTTCACGTTTAGGTAAAAATTTACTATCAGAAATATCTAAATTAATAGCAAATGAATATATATTATCAGAAGTTTCTATCCAACCTACAAACCAACCAATAGGAACAACTATATTATCAGTAGCCCACCCAGTTTTTCCATGTAAAATAAAATCATCTTTTTTCTCTAAAATCGTAATATCTTTTACTTGTTCTTGATTTTCTAATTTAAAAGGAAGTTTCGACTGTGATAATAGATTTAATAATTTAACTTGTTCCATTGCACTTATTTTTAATGGACCTTCTAACCAAAACTTATCAATCTCACTACCTATTTCCTTATTTCCATAATTTAATTTATTTAATCCTTCTTGCATTCTTTCTTTTCCCAATTCTCTTGCAAGCTTTTTATAAGCTGGAACTTGAGATACTTTTATTGCATATCTTAAATTCGAATCTTTTGCCCATGAATCAAGAAAAACTTTAGAACCGTCATAATAATAAAACATTTCATCAACGTTTTTTACTATCCCATTTTCTAATCCTATCAAAGTATTAAAAATTTTAAATGATGAAGCAGGATAAAATCTCTCATTAGCTCTATCCAAATTATAATAATCAATTTTATCATTTTTTAAATCATAAACAACAAAAGTTCCGTTTAAACCTTTTCTTTCAAAAATCTCTTTCATAAATTGATTTTCATTACCAAAAGAAATAATCGAGAACATAAATAATAACATCACTAAAATAAACTTTTTCACTAAAAAAACCTCCTAATAATAAATAAAACATCAATAAAAATAACAAAATCCAAACAAAAAAATCCTATTAAAAATATAAAATATTATTTTAATTTTAAAATATTCATTTAAAAAATGTCAAGTATGATTTTTAGTATCGCAACTAAATTATTCCACAAGACATTTTTTTACAAAAATTTTATCAAAAACTTGATTTTTTTTAATTCACAGATCCTTGATTTTATTGACTTTATCATAATCTCCTATAAGAAAGAAAATCGCAATTCTTCTTTTAGCTCCCTCTTATACTTAAAGTAGGTGTTTCTACTGATCTTTAGAAGCTCTATAACTTGAATATCTTTTAAATTTCCTCCAAAGTCTTTAGCCAGTAACTTAATTTTTTCTTTCATTTCAATAGATTTTTTGGTTTGAATCTTAGATCCAACTCTTCTACCAAGAATAACTCCTTGAGCTTTCTTCACTTTGAGTCCTTCTTTAGTTCTTGTTCTGATATCACAAGCTTCTTTTTCTGATTGTTCAAAAGCCTTTTCAATCTGATCCACAGCAATAACTTTTAAAACTTCCTCTATAGCTCCCAATAAAATATCTGTAATCTTATTCCCAGTCTTTGCTATTTGCTGCTCTTTAGCTTTTGTATATACATCAGAGTTAATATAACTTTCTTTAAGAAATATAAGCTTTACACCTCTATTATAAAGCTCAAAGTATTCTTGGATTCCCTCTTCAGCATTTCTGCTCATGCGAGATACGGAATCAAATACTAATATATCTCCACTACTAACTAACTTTTTTAATTTTTTCCATTCTTGACGATCTGAAGTTACTCCAGTATAAGCTTCTTGGTATATTCTAGCTCCAGGATATACTTTTAATATATTTTCAACTTGTCTTGTGATAACTTGTCTATTAGTAGATACCCTACAATATCCATAGATCATATTCTTCCACCTCTCACAGTCTTATTTTCAACGAACATTTATTTTAATATTAAATTGATACTGATATCATAGCAAAATATCTTATAACAGTCAAATTTTTAATACTATTTTTTTAATGTTTATTTTAATACTATTTATAACAAATAAAAAAGTTGTAAATTTAAAATATAAGGGTTATAATTTAGACAAAAAGAAGGAGGATATAAATGTTAAAAGAATTTATTAACGGAATGAGTTTTTTATTAAGTCCTTTTAGTCGTATTTTTAATGATAATGCGGTGTACCCTACCAATAAGTGGGAGTTGAAAAAGCGGTGTACCCTACCAG from Fusobacterium sp. SYSU M8D902 includes the following:
- a CDS encoding oxacillin-hydrolyzing class D beta-lactamase OXA-85, which encodes MKKFILVMLLFMFSIISFGNENQFMKEIFERKGLNGTFVVYDLKNDKIDYYNLDRANERFYPASSFKIFNTLIGLENGIVKNVDEMFYYYDGSKVFLDSWAKDSNLRYAIKVSQVPAYKKLARELGKERMQEGLNKLNYGNKEIGSEIDKFWLEGPLKISAMEQVKLLNLLSQSKLPFKLENQEQVKDITILEKKDDFILHGKTGWATDNIVVPIGWFVGWIETSDNIYSFAINLDISDSKFLPKREEIVREYFKNINVIK
- a CDS encoding recombinase family protein, with product MIYGYCRVSTNRQVITRQVENILKVYPGARIYQEAYTGVTSDRQEWKKLKKLVSSGDILVFDSVSRMSRNAEEGIQEYFELYNRGVKLIFLKESYINSDVYTKAKEQQIAKTGNKITDILLGAIEEVLKVIAVDQIEKAFEQSEKEACDIRTRTKEGLKVKKAQGVILGRRVGSKIQTKKSIEMKEKIKLLAKDFGGNLKDIQVIELLKISRNTYFKYKRELKEELRFSFL